In Cryptococcus gattii WM276 chromosome A, complete sequence, one genomic interval encodes:
- a CDS encoding Hypothetical Protein (Similar to TIGR gene model, INSD accession AAW41107.1), which produces MKISIPLIAALAASANASPVRLIVASEPDAKSFGVGINNPETEFPRLSAEKSPLDQLHSGMVAEKKPCHGALSTFWSYMGWNEMSSSTTSTLGRHKGKGRFMKDQPGHKHKHKHHAKLIDEQQRHGLFDSLRSYFPSYTPYLLGGAAASSSTPSEHRIPSEHYIPYMTSEELNTVFYIDRTPQIKWWRPATGLRGKWEVKEGMGEWRAAKKGERPPSRGRKREKFFHRLRRSLDNLTFLESLAIALVIGIGLGSIAHLIMMLFILSCRRLGLASFSGPRFGFGFRFPQCSREQMRTSEEAEPKEEKETQKAATEASDRQMIEKKEEQSRGQAEIKLPERDEVIPGGLRFEDECLPEYEEGEDAPFFKEKDLGV; this is translated from the exons ATGAAGATATCCATACCTCTCATTGCGGCACTTG CTGCAAGCGCAAATGCGTCTCCCGTTCGTCTCATCGTTGCCTCTGAACCAGACGCCAAATCTTTTGGCGTTGGCATCAACAACCCCGAAACCGAATTCCCTCGTCTTTCCGCTGAGAAATCTCCCCTAGATCAGCTGCATTCAGGCATGGTGGCGGAGAAGAAACCCTGTCATGGCGCTCTCTCGACCTTTTGGAGTTACATGGGGTGGAACGAGATGTCATCTTCCACTACTTCTACTCTTGGAAGGCATAAGGGAAAGGGGAGGTTCATGAAGGACCAACCAGGACACAAACATAAACACAAGCACCATGCCAAGTTGATCGACGAGCAACAACGTCATGGTCTATTTGACTCTCTCCGTTCATACTTCCCAAGCTACACCCCATATCTCCTGGGCGGAGCCGCTGCATCTTCCTCTACTCCATCAGAGCACCGTATTCCATCAGAGCACTATATTCCTTACATGACGTCCGAGGAACTGAATACTGTCTTCTATATTGACCGTACGCCCCAAATTAAATGGTGGCGACCTGCCACAGGCTTACGTGGGAAATGGGAGGTGAAAGAAGGAATGGGAGAATGGCGTGCGGCAAAGAAAGGCGAGAGGCCTCCATCTCGAGGACGTAAGAGGGAAAAGTTCTTCCACAG ACTTCGCCGATCCCTGGACAACCTTACATTCCTCGAATCTCTCGCCATTGCCCTCGTCATTGGCATCGGCTTGGGATCGATCGCCCACCTAATCATGATGCTCTTTATCCTCTCCTGCCGTCGTTTGGGTTTGGCCAGTTTTTCCGGCCCTCGATTCGGGTTTGGATTCAGGTTTCCCCAGTGTTCAAGGGAACAAATGAGGACGAGCGAGGAGGCGGAGCCtaaagaggagaaggagacCCAAAAAGCGGCCACCGAGGCAAGTGATAGACAAATGatcgagaagaaggaggagcagTCCAGAGGACAAGCGGAGATTAAGCTTCCCGAAAGAGACGAGGTTATCCCCGGAGGACTTCGATTTGAGGATGAGTGCTTACCAGAGTAtgaggaaggggaagacGCCCCTTTCTTTAAAGAGAAGGATCTTGGTGTTTAG
- a CDS encoding Hypothetical protein (Similar to TIGR gene model, INSD accession AAW41106.1; CNA04850): protein MSFFRTFLRPSSSIIPNSQPLLHISLRQPQINAFSTTPSTLVKQKLKSHSSSKKRFFPNASGMFKRAQAGKSHLNTAFSASRVNRLAKGVYVTNTQTFTFLVEEAPGRAYERTSSRVYHILDFRVGSKMPWDSRNGK, encoded by the exons ATGTCTTTCTTCCGAACTTTCCTTCgtccttcctcttcaatAATACCCAACTCCCAGCCGCTGCTTCATATCTCTCTTCGTCAACCCCAAATAAACGCCTTCTCAACAACCCCCTCAACACTCGTCAAGCAAAAGCTCAAATCCCACTCTTCCTCAAAGAAAAGATTCTTCCCCAATGCTTCTGGAATG TTCAAGCGTGCTCAGGCAGGAAAGTCGCATTTGAACACCGCTTTCTCTGCCTCTAGAGTCAACCGATTGGCCAAGGGCGTTTATGTGACTAACACCCAA ACGTTTACTTTTCTGGTTGAAGAGGCTCCTGGAAGGGCATATGAGAGGACAAGTTCAAGAGTGTACCACATTCTGGATTTCCGGGTAGGGAGCAAAATGCCGTGGGATTCCCGGAATGGAAAGTGA